From a region of the Neisseria subflava genome:
- a CDS encoding IS110 family transposase, translating into MNVIGLDVSKDTIDATLITTKGSKDYIKISNNTEGFENLINWIKTKRIRKIAISMEATGIYYEQAAEYLSALYTIFVINPLKIKEYAKSQFSNTKTDKADSKLIAEFANRHLDKLTPFRPSENPILYKLVNLLQQIKEQQKETQNRLHTAKDIYIKSTHEAIIELLEEKIDQTSKRIEGMIKQKESLNIEYQNLQTIPAIGKETAVILLRHLTDKNFETANKFVAFAGLSPKIEQSGTSVNKKGRLSRYGHRQLKRALFMPALVAYRMNAFPQLVRNLEAAKKPKMIIIVALMQKLAKIAFYIHKSKKPFDKARHQTV; encoded by the coding sequence ATGAATGTCATAGGGTTGGACGTATCTAAAGACACGATAGACGCAACATTGATTACAACTAAAGGAAGCAAAGACTATATAAAAATATCCAACAATACAGAAGGATTTGAGAATCTGATTAATTGGATAAAAACAAAAAGAATTAGAAAAATTGCCATAAGTATGGAAGCAACAGGCATTTACTACGAACAGGCGGCAGAATATTTGAGCGCGCTATATACGATCTTTGTAATTAATCCCTTAAAAATCAAAGAATACGCAAAAAGTCAGTTCAGCAATACCAAAACAGATAAAGCAGATTCAAAACTTATCGCCGAATTTGCAAACCGACACTTAGACAAACTGACACCGTTTAGGCCGTCTGAAAATCCCATACTCTATAAGCTGGTTAATCTTCTGCAACAAATAAAAGAACAGCAAAAAGAAACACAAAACAGGTTGCATACCGCAAAAGACATATACATAAAATCAACCCATGAAGCAATCATAGAACTACTTGAAGAAAAAATAGATCAGACATCAAAGCGGATAGAAGGCATGATAAAACAGAAAGAAAGTCTAAATATCGAATATCAAAACCTGCAAACCATACCGGCAATAGGTAAAGAAACCGCAGTGATCCTACTAAGACACCTGACAGATAAAAATTTTGAAACAGCGAATAAATTTGTAGCATTTGCCGGTCTAAGTCCAAAAATTGAACAATCAGGGACAAGTGTCAATAAAAAAGGCAGATTGAGCCGATACGGACACCGCCAATTAAAACGCGCCTTGTTCATGCCTGCCCTTGTTGCCTATCGCATGAATGCATTTCCTCAACTTGTCAGAAATTTAGAAGCGGCAAAAAAGCCTAAGATGATAATCATCGTTGCACTAATGCAGAAATTGGCAAAAATCGCATTTTATATACACAAGTCTAAAAAGCCGTTTGATAAAGCGCGACATCAGACGGTTTAA
- the gloA gene encoding lactoylglutathione lyase — protein MRLLHTMLRVGNLERSLDFYQNVLNMQLLRRRDYPEGRFTLAFVGYGDEADHTVLELTHNWDTESYDLGDAYGHIAIEVDDAYAACERVKEMGGKVVREAGPMKHGTTVIAFVEDPDGYKIEFIQKKSGSDSVQYSS, from the coding sequence ATGCGCTTGCTTCATACTATGCTGCGTGTCGGCAATCTCGAACGCTCTTTGGATTTCTATCAAAACGTATTAAACATGCAACTGCTGCGCCGCCGGGATTATCCTGAAGGCCGTTTTACTTTGGCTTTTGTCGGTTATGGCGATGAAGCGGACCATACTGTTTTGGAACTGACCCACAACTGGGATACCGAGTCTTATGACTTGGGCGATGCTTACGGCCACATTGCGATTGAAGTCGATGATGCTTACGCGGCGTGCGAACGTGTCAAAGAAATGGGCGGCAAAGTGGTACGCGAAGCCGGCCCGATGAAACACGGCACGACTGTGATTGCGTTTGTTGAAGATCCGGATGGCTACAAAATTGAATTTATTCAAAAGAAAAGCGGTAGCGATTCGGTGCAATATTCATCTTAA
- a CDS encoding conjugal transfer protein gives MKTFVLPDTRPYPQSPIKNYLLLNAYQLAHNSSSASRKLSAGQLQTEIRTMLSQNHYINLSLAMTMAPDVGTYTSLIQSVGEVLKAENDNEAQWFALPVVLVAGCKKEQTLPLTLPTEALFACLQNYPNLRALTQNTQWLPYLVQSTDLSSVTPGDWFQAKQNDEAAGAFLQKFEYKPLTLPEGQSVHVVYALGYGNKDIQTALGLNLQQAGLPLMQVWQEHLALDGVTLFTNPLSPNTPLDALTDGSHTRQRMAMDVFATNAIRAIRMQSPRVGVVAAAKADGKLQFSFNATDSAFEIVPQTFTWELASTDNIAIVQQNFLDLMAECRIEHLYLLHNPLGENENIPTYAQALKLEGHNPFFSNVN, from the coding sequence ATGAAAACCTTTGTTCTTCCAGATACCCGCCCTTATCCGCAGAGCCCTATCAAAAACTACCTTCTGCTCAATGCCTATCAGCTGGCGCACAATTCCTCCTCCGCATCACGCAAGCTTTCGGCCGGCCAACTGCAAACCGAAATCCGCACCATGCTCAGCCAAAACCATTACATCAACCTTTCATTGGCAATGACCATGGCGCCCGATGTCGGCACTTACACCAGCTTGATTCAAAGCGTAGGCGAAGTCTTGAAGGCAGAAAACGATAACGAAGCCCAATGGTTTGCCCTGCCTGTCGTTTTGGTCGCCGGTTGCAAAAAAGAACAAACCCTGCCGCTCACGCTGCCTACCGAAGCCCTCTTCGCCTGCCTGCAAAACTACCCTAATCTGCGCGCCCTCACGCAAAACACGCAATGGCTGCCCTACCTCGTCCAATCTACCGACTTGAGCAGCGTTACCCCGGGCGACTGGTTCCAAGCCAAGCAAAACGATGAAGCGGCAGGCGCATTCCTGCAAAAATTCGAATACAAACCATTGACGCTGCCTGAAGGTCAATCTGTCCATGTTGTTTACGCGCTGGGCTACGGCAATAAAGACATTCAAACGGCCTTGGGCCTCAACCTGCAACAGGCAGGCCTGCCATTGATGCAGGTTTGGCAAGAGCATCTCGCCCTTGACGGCGTTACCCTCTTTACCAACCCGCTCTCGCCCAATACGCCGCTTGACGCGCTTACCGACGGCAGCCACACCCGCCAACGCATGGCCATGGACGTTTTTGCCACCAACGCCATCCGCGCCATCCGTATGCAAAGCCCGCGTGTCGGCGTTGTTGCCGCAGCAAAAGCGGATGGCAAGCTCCAGTTCAGCTTCAACGCAACAGACAGCGCGTTTGAAATCGTTCCGCAGACCTTCACTTGGGAACTGGCTTCAACCGACAATATCGCCATCGTGCAGCAAAACTTCCTCGACCTGATGGCCGAATGCCGAATCGAGCACCTCTACCTGCTGCACAACCCATTGGGCGAAAACGAGAACATCCCTACTTATGCCCAAGCGTTGAAACTGGAAGGTCATAATCCTTTCTTCAGCAATGTAAACTAA
- a CDS encoding low molecular weight protein-tyrosine-phosphatase yields MKTHKILFVCLGNICRSPMAEYVLRYRAREAGMGNAVITASAGTSGWHDGEDMHEGTRRALKQHGIDPSGFTSSKIKPSDADHFDYIIVMDDNNLRETEKQLGFHPGKIFKLTDLIPDSGYNHVPDPWYTGDFDETYRLVDAGSLALLEKLKQA; encoded by the coding sequence ATGAAAACCCACAAAATCCTTTTCGTCTGCCTCGGCAACATCTGTCGTTCCCCCATGGCCGAATACGTCCTGCGCTACCGCGCCCGCGAAGCAGGCATGGGCAATGCCGTCATTACGGCCAGCGCAGGCACATCAGGCTGGCACGACGGAGAAGACATGCACGAAGGCACGCGCCGCGCGCTCAAGCAACACGGCATCGACCCGTCAGGCTTTACCAGCAGCAAAATCAAACCCAGCGATGCCGATCATTTCGACTACATCATCGTGATGGACGACAACAACCTCAGAGAAACCGAAAAGCAGCTCGGTTTCCACCCCGGCAAAATCTTCAAACTGACCGACCTTATCCCCGATTCAGGTTACAACCACGTTCCCGATCCGTGGTACACGGGTGACTTTGACGAAACCTACCGTCTGGTCGATGCCGGCAGTTTGGCCTTGTTAGAAAAATTGAAACAGGCTTAA
- the metW gene encoding methionine biosynthesis protein MetW: MNLRDDLQLIYDWIPEGSRVLDLGCGDGELLAALVEHKNCTGYGVEIDTDSVITAISRGVNVIQADLEEGLVAFGDQSFDVIVLSQTIQAMQNTEKILRCLMRVAKQAIVSFPNFGYWRNRFQIAVGGHMPVSERMPYHWYDTPNIHWCTLKDFDLLCAKNKIRVLERAVMTGNKQIKHLPNLLGSLAFYRVG; this comes from the coding sequence ATGAATCTGCGCGACGATTTGCAACTCATTTACGATTGGATACCCGAAGGCAGCCGCGTACTCGATTTAGGCTGCGGCGACGGCGAACTGTTGGCCGCGTTGGTGGAACATAAAAATTGCACCGGCTACGGTGTTGAAATCGATACCGACAGCGTGATTACCGCCATATCCCGCGGTGTGAACGTCATTCAGGCCGATTTGGAAGAAGGTTTGGTGGCTTTTGGCGATCAAAGTTTTGATGTGATTGTCTTGAGCCAAACCATTCAAGCCATGCAGAACACGGAAAAAATCCTGCGCTGTCTGATGCGCGTGGCCAAACAGGCCATCGTCAGCTTTCCTAACTTCGGCTATTGGCGCAACCGCTTTCAAATCGCGGTCGGCGGCCATATGCCGGTTTCCGAGCGGATGCCGTATCATTGGTACGATACGCCCAATATCCATTGGTGTACCCTCAAAGACTTTGATTTGCTGTGTGCCAAAAACAAAATCCGTGTGCTTGAGCGTGCTGTCATGACCGGCAATAAACAGATTAAACATCTGCCGAATTTATTGGGCAGCCTGGCGTTTTACCGCGTAGGTTGA
- the metX gene encoding homoserine O-succinyltransferase MetX — protein sequence MTTNASVGIVTPQKIPFDTPLALENGKTLPRFDLMIETYGTLNADKSNAVLICHALSGNHHVAGKHSAEDKYPGWWDNMVGPGKPIDTERFFVVGLNNLGGCDGSTGPLSENPETGREYGADFPVVTVKDWVKSQSMLADYLGIQKWAAIVGGSLGGMQALQWTISLPERVAHALVIASAPKLSTQNIAFNDVARQAILTDPDFHEGNYRSHHTVPSRGLRIARMMGHITYLAEDGLGKKFGRDLKSDGYQYGYGVEFEVESYLRYQGDKFVGRFDANTYLLMTKALDYFDPAADYGHNLTRAVENVQAKFFVASFSTDWRFSPQRSHELVKALIAAQKSVQYIEVKSNHGHDAFLMEDEAYIRAVAAYMNNVYKDCQK from the coding sequence ATGACAACAAATGCCTCAGTGGGCATTGTAACGCCCCAGAAAATCCCGTTTGACACACCGCTTGCTCTGGAAAACGGCAAAACCTTACCCCGTTTCGACCTGATGATTGAAACCTACGGCACACTCAATGCCGACAAAAGTAATGCCGTCCTTATCTGCCACGCCCTGTCAGGCAATCATCACGTTGCCGGCAAGCACAGTGCGGAGGATAAATACCCCGGTTGGTGGGACAATATGGTCGGCCCCGGCAAACCTATCGATACCGAACGCTTTTTTGTTGTCGGTTTGAACAACTTGGGCGGCTGTGACGGCAGCACCGGCCCTTTGTCCGAGAATCCTGAAACCGGCCGCGAATATGGCGCGGATTTCCCTGTAGTAACCGTCAAAGACTGGGTGAAGTCCCAATCCATGCTTGCCGATTATCTCGGTATTCAAAAATGGGCTGCCATTGTCGGCGGCAGTTTGGGCGGTATGCAGGCATTGCAATGGACGATTTCTTTGCCTGAACGCGTTGCCCATGCGCTCGTCATCGCTTCTGCGCCTAAACTTTCCACTCAAAACATCGCGTTTAACGATGTTGCCCGTCAGGCGATTTTGACCGATCCAGATTTCCATGAAGGCAATTACCGCAGCCATCATACCGTTCCTTCACGCGGTTTGCGTATCGCGCGTATGATGGGGCACATCACCTATCTTGCCGAAGACGGCTTGGGTAAAAAATTTGGCCGAGATTTAAAATCAGACGGTTATCAGTATGGCTACGGCGTTGAATTTGAAGTGGAATCTTATCTTCGCTATCAAGGCGATAAGTTTGTCGGCCGCTTTGATGCCAATACTTATCTGCTGATGACCAAGGCGCTTGACTACTTCGACCCGGCTGCCGATTACGGCCACAACCTCACGCGTGCCGTGGAGAATGTGCAGGCCAAATTCTTTGTTGCCAGCTTCAGTACCGACTGGCGCTTCTCGCCGCAACGTTCGCATGAATTGGTCAAGGCATTAATCGCCGCGCAAAAATCCGTGCAATACATTGAAGTCAAATCCAATCACGGCCACGATGCCTTCTTGATGGAAGACGAAGCCTATATCCGCGCGGTTGCCGCTTATATGAACAACGTTTACAAGGACTGCCAAAAATGA
- a CDS encoding protein MIGRI, producing MIGRLLRFFFFCAIAALIVNRLFSRKQKRTIREIAKISAWVLLGAATATLFWYLMMLFFKHIPNSY from the coding sequence ATGATAGGCAGGCTTTTACGATTTTTTTTCTTTTGCGCCATCGCGGCATTGATTGTGAACCGTCTGTTCAGCCGCAAACAAAAGCGCACCATTCGGGAAATCGCCAAAATCAGCGCGTGGGTATTACTGGGCGCGGCGACGGCTACGCTGTTTTGGTATTTGATGATGCTGTTTTTCAAGCATATTCCCAATTCTTATTGA
- the nadE gene encoding NAD(+) synthase: MQTQAIIRHIVQWLKDYAEQARAKGFVVGVSGGIDSAVVSTLAAQTGLSVLLLEMPIRQKSDQVNRAQEHMGRLKQRYPNVKAQSVDLTPAFDTFADTVDVSETEFPNKQLALANARSRLRMTTLYYYGQLHGLLVAGTGNKIEDFGVGFFTKYGDGGVDISPIADLTKTQVYALAAELDVSEDIQKAVPTDGLWDTERTDEEQMGASYPELEWAMSVYGSHKPEDFEGRQREVLAIYTRLHKAMQHKVNPIPVCKIPEELF; this comes from the coding sequence ATGCAAACCCAAGCCATCATCCGCCATATCGTTCAATGGCTCAAAGATTACGCCGAGCAGGCGCGTGCTAAAGGTTTTGTCGTCGGCGTATCCGGCGGCATCGATTCTGCCGTGGTTTCCACACTTGCCGCGCAAACCGGTTTGTCGGTTTTGTTGTTGGAAATGCCGATTCGTCAGAAGTCTGACCAAGTCAACCGCGCACAAGAACACATGGGCCGTCTGAAACAGCGTTATCCCAATGTAAAAGCGCAAAGCGTTGATTTGACCCCGGCGTTCGATACGTTTGCCGATACCGTTGACGTCAGCGAAACTGAATTTCCTAACAAACAGCTGGCACTGGCCAATGCACGCAGCCGCCTGCGCATGACGACGCTTTATTATTACGGCCAGTTGCATGGTTTGCTGGTGGCGGGGACAGGCAACAAAATTGAAGATTTCGGCGTCGGTTTTTTCACCAAATACGGCGACGGCGGCGTGGACATCAGCCCGATTGCCGATTTGACCAAAACTCAAGTGTACGCGTTGGCAGCCGAGTTGGACGTATCGGAAGACATTCAAAAAGCTGTACCGACAGACGGCCTTTGGGATACCGAGCGTACCGATGAAGAGCAAATGGGCGCATCTTATCCCGAACTCGAATGGGCGATGAGCGTGTACGGCAGCCACAAGCCAGAAGATTTTGAGGGCAGACAGCGCGAAGTTTTGGCAATCTATACACGATTGCACAAAGCCATGCAGCACAAAGTCAATCCGATTCCGGTTTGCAAGATTCCGGAAGAATTGTTTTAA